The following are encoded in a window of Rosa chinensis cultivar Old Blush chromosome 4, RchiOBHm-V2, whole genome shotgun sequence genomic DNA:
- the LOC112196317 gene encoding 40S ribosomal protein S18: MSLVANEEFQHILRVLNTNVDGKQKIMFALTSIKGIGRRLANIVCKKADVDMNKRAGELSSQEIDNLMHIVSNPRQFKIPDWFLNRKKDYKDGKYSQVVANALDMKLRDDLERLKKIRNHRGLRHYWGLRVRGQHTKTTGRRGKTVGVSKKR; this comes from the exons ATG TCTCTCGTGGCGAACGAGGAGTTCCAGCACATTCTGCGTGTTCTGAACACCAACGTCGATGGAAAGCAGAAGATCATGTTCGCTCTCACCTCCATCAAGGGTATCGGTCGCCGTTTAGCCAACATCGTCTGCAAGAAGGCCGACGTCGACATGAACAAGAG GGCTGGTGAGCTGTCTAGTCAGGAGATTGATAACCTGATGCACATTGTGAGTAATCCCCGCCAGTTCAAGATCCCTGACTGGTTTCTCAACAGAAAGAAGGATTACAAGGATGGTAAATATTCCCAGGTTGTTGCCAATGCCTTGGATATGAAGCTCAGGGATGATCTCGAGAGGCTCAAGAAGATCAG GAATCACCGTGGTCTTCGACACTACTGGGGCCTTCGTGTGCGTGGACAGCACACCAAGACCACTGGCCGCAGGGGGAAGACTGTTGGTGTGTCCAAGAAACGTTGA
- the LOC112196316 gene encoding uncharacterized protein LOC112196316, producing the protein MAGGNHPKAPPHNNKPSSSSSASNRKSRWESSPSTTIKNNHPHPPDPTKPNTTGPSPNKAPTASPANPKHPPLPSPGAAPPFPFPDPAAFGPPPPPVYGFHNLERRTIVLADGSVRSYFALPPDYQDFPPPPPPHMDPSGRFLPFGPGRPAAPDYWNSLGLDGRGPQEGSMKRKFGEEEELRDKGEELAKRRQQLVQFGNGFAAGPSSPFRRDLGAQSRSGDDPRASKYMRTGGGYENVGFRQGGGGGGGGGGDNVGHKHLQVDQAALKKAFLYFAKVINENGAQKKIYIEDGKQGRLNCLACGTTGRSAKDFPDMHSLIMHSYNTDNADIRVDHLGLHKALCVLKGWNYSKPPDNSKAYQFLSADEAAANQDDLIMWPPMVIIHNTLTGKSKDGRMEGLGNKAMDSYIRDLGFGSGKSKSLYGRDGHLGTTLIKFSADEAGLKEALRMTEFFEKDNHGRRAWYHVQPLTLGNKDDENNPYLVKLDEKTREKKRVLYGYLGTASDLEKVDFDTRKKAVIESWREFKPPK; encoded by the exons atgGCCGGAGGTAACCACCCCAAGGCCCCACCACACAACAACAagccttcctcttcttcctccgccTCTAACCGCAAATCCCGCTGGGAATCCTCCCCCTCCACCACCATCAAAAACAACCACCCCCACCCACCCGACCCGACCAAACCCAACACCACCGGCCCATCCCCCAATAAGGCCCCCACCGCCAGCCCCGCCAACCCCAAGCACCCCCCGCTCCCCTCTCCCGGCGCCGCCCCTCCCTTTCCCTTCCCGGACCCCGCCGCCTTCGGCCCGCCGCCTCCACCCGTCTACGGCTTCCACAACCTCGAGCGCCGCACGATCGTTCTCGCCGACGGTAGCGTCCGGTCCTACTTCGCCCTCCCTCCAGATTACCAGGActtccctcctcctcctcctccgcatATGGACCCGTCGGGGCGGTTCTTGccgttcgggccgggccggccggCCGCTCCGGACTACTGGAATTCGCTTGGGCTGGACGGCCGTGGGCCCCAGGAAGGGTCGATGAAGAGGAAGTTTGGGGAAGAAGAGGAGCTGAGGGATAAGGGAGAAGAGTTGGCCAAGCGGCGGCAGCAGTTGGTGCAATTCGGAAACGGGTTTGCAGCGGGTCCGAGTAGCCCGTTTCGGCGTGACTTGGGGGCCCAATCCAGAAGTGGCGATGATCCGAGGGCTTCCAAGTATATGAGGACTGGTGGGGGTTATGAGAATGTGGGGTTTAGGCAAGGCGGTGGCggcggaggtggtggtggtggtgataatGTGGGTCATAAGCATCTTCAGGTTGACCAGGCTGCGTTGAAGAAGGCGTTTCTGTACTTTGCGAAGGTGATTAATGAGAATGGAGCGCAGAAGAAGATTTACATAGAGGATGGGAAGCAGGGACGGCTTAATTGTCTTGCTTGTGGCACCACTGGCAG GTCTGCAAAAGATTTTCCGGATATGCATAGTCTCATCATGCACAGTTACAACACGGACAATGCGGACATTCGTGTGGATCACTTGGGCTTACACAAGGCTTTGTGTGTTTTAAAGGGGTGGAACTACTCAAAGCCTCCTGATAACTCAAAGGCATATCAGTTCCTTTCCGCTGATGAAGCAGCAGCAAATCAAGATGACTTGATTATGTGGCCGCCCATGGTGATAATTCATAATACGCTTACAGGAAAGAGTAAAGATGGCCGCATGGAGGGTTTGGGCAATAAAGCTATGGATAGTTATATACGAG ATCTTGGGTTTGGGAGTGGCAAGTCGAAGTCCCTGTACGGTAGAGATGGACATTTGGGAACAACTTTAATCAAGTTTTCAGCTGATGAAGCGGGCCTCAAGGAGGCCTTGCGAATGACAGAATTCTTTGAGAAGGACAATCATGGACGCAGGGCTTGGTATCATGTACAACCGCTCACGTTGGGCAATAAGGATGATGAGAACAATCCTTATCTTGTGAAGTTAGATGAAAAGACTCGGGAAAAGAAGAGAGTCCTTTATGGTTATCTAGGAACTGCTTCTGATCTCGAGAAAGTTGATTTTGACACGAGAAAGAAGGCTGTGATTGAAAGCTGGAGAGAATTCAAACCTCCTAAGTAG